The genomic region CAGGCAACACCAGATTCGTGCACTACTCTTCCGGGCGCCTGGCTTATCAATACGATCTTCGAATTTCCAGTTGCTTCGATGATTGGTCTGGGACCAAGAGGAAGATGATCCTTACAAACCTTGCAGTCTCTTATTTTGCATAAAAGATCTTCCAAAAATTAAGATTTTCCTTCTACGACGATCACGATCTCTCCTTTAGGAGGATGGTCTGTATAATATTGTAAAACTTCTGTAGCAGTACCCCGAATGGTTTCTTCATGCATTTTGGTGATCTCCCTGGATACAGAAACCTTTCTCTCTTCTCCAAAATACTCCACGAAATTCCCTAATGTTTTCAGTAATTTATGCGGGGATTCATAAAACACCATGGTTCGGGTCTCTTCTGCAAGAATTTTAAGCCTTGTCTGTCTTCCTTTTTTTACCGGAAGAAATCCTTCAAAAACAAATTTATCATTTGGCAGGCCACTGTTTACCAAAGCCGGCACAAATGCGGTGGCACCGGGCAGACAATCTACTTCAATACCAGCTTCCACACAGGCACGGGTAAGTAAAAATCCGGGATCTGAAATTGCCGGTGTTCCCGCGTCGCTTATCAAGGCAACAGTTTCTCCTGCTTTAATTCTGGACACAATATTATCTACCGTCTTATGCTCATTATGCATATGATGGCTCTGCATCTGCGTTTGAATCTCGAAATGTTTTAATAGCTTTCCACTATTACGGGTGTCTTCGGCCAGTATAAGATCTGCCTCTTTTAAAACTCTAATTGCTCTAAAAGTGATATCCTCCAGGTTTCCAATGGGTGTTGGAACCAGAAACAATTTTCCCATAGATTATTTTACTGCTGGTTACCGAACTTGTTCTCGATATGCGCCATAAAACGCTCTTCGTATTCTTCTTTTCCTTCCCAGTGTTTATAATCTGGTTTTACAACTAATTCTATAAATTTCCTGGCCTCTTCAAGACTGGTAAAGGTATTTAACTGCGAAAGCACCCTGTTATAATCGGCGGTGTTGCCATCAAAAAGATGCTTGATGTAAGCCAGGCGCTCATTTAAACCAATATTGATACCTTTCTTAAGCCTGTCGTTTAAAGATCTTGGTTTATTATTCTTTTCTACGTGATTTACTGGCTCAAAATCCGGCAGATTATCATAATCGACACCTATGTTTCTGAAATCCTTTTTAGGTTCTCCAGATTCAGATTTTTTTGGTGGTTCGGGAGCAGCATTGATACTCTCCATCATATAATCAACCGACTCGGTTTCTGGAGGCATTTGTGCGACTATATCCTTGATCTTTTCGGTATTTGGCTCGGTGATCGCGTCTGAATCTTTATTATATTCTGTTCCGTCAGGATAAAATTCGTCGTACAGATTTTTCTGCTTTACCGGTTTAGGTTCATTTTTGGTCTTTACTTCTTCCTTTACAGGTTCTTCTGCCAGATGTTTTTCGGTAAAAGCAAGAATTGTTAGTTTCTCATAGAGATCTTTCGTCATATTCTTAAGTTGTCCCGCATCCATCTTCCCCTTTTCTTTAAGGATCTTTTCGGCAATAACAACCAGGTCTGCTTCAATTTTATTTTTCATCTGAAAATTTTTTTGATCGTTTATAAGTTATTCAACGTAGCCGCATTCATTTATATCAATATAAAAATT from Gramella sp. MT6 harbors:
- the rsmI gene encoding 16S rRNA (cytidine(1402)-2'-O)-methyltransferase, giving the protein MGKLFLVPTPIGNLEDITFRAIRVLKEADLILAEDTRNSGKLLKHFEIQTQMQSHHMHNEHKTVDNIVSRIKAGETVALISDAGTPAISDPGFLLTRACVEAGIEVDCLPGATAFVPALVNSGLPNDKFVFEGFLPVKKGRQTRLKILAEETRTMVFYESPHKLLKTLGNFVEYFGEERKVSVSREITKMHEETIRGTATEVLQYYTDHPPKGEIVIVVEGKS